A stretch of Pseudomonas taetrolens DNA encodes these proteins:
- a CDS encoding iron ABC transporter substrate-binding protein, with translation MMLRNTQLATWLVRGLSIAALGLTLTAPSTYAADPVSLTLYNGQHKEVGDNLAAAFEAKTGIHVNVRKGSSNQLASQIVEEGDRSPADVIYTEESPPLNNLGEQGFLAKIDASTLDVLPKEYVGANGTWMGVTARTRVVAFNPKLIKEEELPKSVLDFADPEWQGKVGFVPTSGAFQEQAVAIIKLHGREAAEEWLTGLRAFGKTYTNNMVALKAVENGEVASVLVNNYYWFALEKEKGKLDSKLHYFTDGDAGGLITVSSAAALKSSKHPKEAQQLLAFMASEEGQRVITNTSAEYPMRKGMVSDRGLKPFEELQPPKVTPTDLGNAEEALELERDVGLL, from the coding sequence ATGATGCTCCGAAATACCCAGCTTGCGACATGGCTTGTGCGCGGCTTGTCCATCGCCGCTCTTGGTCTGACCCTGACCGCTCCCTCCACCTACGCTGCCGATCCTGTGTCTCTGACGCTGTACAACGGTCAACACAAGGAAGTCGGCGACAACCTCGCCGCAGCCTTCGAAGCCAAGACTGGCATTCACGTCAACGTGCGCAAAGGCAGCAGCAACCAACTGGCCAGCCAGATTGTCGAGGAAGGCGACCGCTCCCCGGCGGACGTGATCTACACCGAAGAATCCCCTCCCCTGAACAATCTGGGCGAGCAGGGTTTTTTGGCCAAGATCGACGCCAGCACACTTGATGTGCTGCCCAAGGAATACGTAGGCGCCAATGGCACCTGGATGGGCGTAACGGCACGTACCCGCGTGGTGGCATTCAACCCCAAACTGATCAAGGAAGAAGAGCTGCCCAAGTCGGTACTGGATTTCGCTGACCCTGAATGGCAAGGCAAGGTGGGTTTTGTACCTACCAGCGGCGCATTCCAGGAGCAGGCGGTGGCCATCATCAAGCTTCACGGACGTGAGGCCGCCGAAGAATGGCTGACAGGGCTGCGGGCGTTCGGCAAAACCTACACCAACAACATGGTTGCCCTGAAAGCAGTCGAAAATGGCGAAGTGGCCAGCGTACTGGTGAACAACTACTACTGGTTTGCCCTGGAGAAAGAAAAAGGCAAGCTGGACTCCAAACTGCACTACTTCACCGATGGCGATGCCGGCGGCCTGATTACCGTGTCCAGCGCAGCCGCGCTGAAATCCAGCAAACACCCGAAAGAAGCGCAACAACTGCTGGCATTCATGGCCAGCGAAGAAGGTCAGCGCGTGATCACCAACACTTCGGCGGAATACCCGATGCGTAAAGGCATGGTCTCGGATCGCGGCCTTAAACCGTTTGAAGAGCTGCAGCCACCCAAAGTGACGCCGACCGACCTGGGCAATGCTGAAGAAGCGCTGGAGCTCGAACGCGACGTTGGCTTGCTCTGA
- a CDS encoding ABC transporter permease translates to MLSATQSARFIPKRKRPSIWLLLPVALLVGLSLLPLWYVGSKTWEAGWAQAVNLLWRPYVFGLMRNTLMLMVGVTVTCALLGLTLAWLLERSNLPGRRLWGVILCLPFAVPAFVSSFTWVSLSSSFEGLGGAILVMSLSKYPLIFLPVAATLRNLDPALEESARTLGQSRWGVFFRITLPLLWPSLLAGSLLIALHMLVEFGALSIIGLQTFTTAIYQQFELEFSNANAAMLSAVLLVMCLSLLWLELKVRGKGRHIRIGQGAARHAEQVRLGKFAVVGQLYCLALAVIGSGIPLGMLAYWLVKGSSAAFPVAAIAEALLSSLSLALGGAALCLVLAVPVGLLVVRYKGQLAIWAERLPYLLHALPGLVIALALVYFALHYVPALYQTSALLLIAYALLFLPLAQAPIRTALNKAAPQLEEAARTLGASSFSAFCRVTLPIIFPALGAAFALVFLDAMKELTATLLLSPTGLNTLATQVWAHTSNVEFAAAAPYAALLILVSGLPVYLLTTKMYLSR, encoded by the coding sequence ATGCTGTCCGCCACTCAATCCGCACGCTTTATCCCTAAACGCAAACGACCTTCGATCTGGCTATTGCTGCCTGTCGCACTGCTGGTGGGCTTAAGCCTGTTGCCATTGTGGTATGTCGGCAGCAAAACCTGGGAGGCCGGCTGGGCACAAGCGGTGAACCTGTTGTGGCGGCCTTATGTCTTTGGCTTGATGCGCAACACATTGATGCTGATGGTCGGCGTCACCGTGACCTGCGCACTGCTCGGGCTTACGCTGGCCTGGTTGCTGGAGCGCAGCAACCTGCCGGGACGACGCCTGTGGGGCGTGATCCTGTGCTTGCCGTTTGCCGTCCCTGCGTTCGTCAGCAGCTTTACCTGGGTCTCGCTCAGCTCGAGCTTCGAGGGCCTGGGCGGAGCCATTCTGGTCATGAGCCTGTCCAAGTACCCGCTGATTTTCCTGCCGGTCGCAGCCACCCTGCGCAACCTGGACCCAGCCCTGGAAGAATCGGCCCGTACACTGGGACAGAGCCGCTGGGGGGTGTTTTTCCGGATCACCTTGCCGCTGCTTTGGCCCTCGCTGCTGGCCGGCTCTCTACTGATTGCCCTGCACATGCTGGTGGAGTTCGGTGCGCTGTCGATCATTGGCCTGCAAACCTTCACCACCGCGATTTACCAACAGTTCGAACTGGAGTTCAGCAACGCCAACGCAGCCATGCTCTCGGCGGTGCTGCTGGTAATGTGCCTGAGCCTGTTATGGCTGGAATTGAAAGTACGCGGCAAAGGCCGACACATCCGCATCGGCCAGGGCGCCGCACGGCATGCCGAACAGGTGCGCCTGGGCAAATTTGCCGTAGTGGGCCAGCTGTATTGCCTGGCTCTGGCCGTTATCGGCAGCGGCATCCCCCTGGGCATGCTGGCGTACTGGCTAGTCAAAGGCAGCTCGGCGGCATTTCCGGTGGCAGCCATTGCCGAAGCGCTGCTTTCGTCCTTGTCACTGGCTCTAGGCGGCGCCGCACTGTGCCTGGTGCTGGCGGTTCCGGTGGGCTTGCTGGTGGTGCGCTACAAAGGGCAGCTGGCGATCTGGGCCGAACGCCTGCCGTATTTGCTGCATGCACTGCCCGGCCTGGTCATCGCATTGGCATTGGTGTATTTCGCCCTGCACTACGTACCGGCGCTGTATCAAACCTCTGCCCTGCTGCTGATTGCCTACGCCTTGTTGTTTTTGCCATTGGCTCAGGCACCGATCCGTACCGCACTGAACAAGGCCGCGCCACAACTTGAAGAAGCCGCACGCACCTTGGGAGCCTCGTCGTTCTCTGCGTTTTGCCGGGTGACCCTGCCGATCATCTTCCCAGCCCTGGGCGCCGCCTTTGCGCTGGTGTTCCTGGACGCCATGAAGGAACTGACCGCGACCTTGCTGCTCAGCCCGACCGGACTTAACACTCTGGCCACGCAAGTCTGGGCCCACACCTCAAACGTCGAATTCGCCGCAGCTGCACCCTATGCGGCGCTATTGATTCTGGTGTCGGGGTTACCGGTGTATTTACTGACGACGAAGATGTACTTGAGCCGCTGA
- a CDS encoding adenylosuccinate synthase — translation MGKNVVVLGTQWGDEGKGKIVDLLTEHAAAVVRYQGGHNAGHTLVIDGEKTVLHLIPSGVLREGVQCLIGNGVVVAPDALLREIIKLEEKGVPVRERLRISPSCPLILSFHVALDQAREKARGELKIGTTGRGIGPAYEDKVARRGLRVGDLLNMPRFEAKLRELVEYHNFMLVGFYKEPAIDFDKTLAECKEYAELLKPLMLDVTAELHGLRRAGKDIMFEGAQGSLLDIDHGTYPYVTSSNTTAGGVATGSGVGPMFLDYILGITKAYTTRVGSGPFPTELFDDVGAHLAKQGHEFGATTGRARRCGWFDAVILRRAIDVNSISGICLTKLDVLDGLETINICVGYKDANGAVLVDAPTDADSYEGLEPVYESVPGWTESTVGAKTLEELPENARAYIKRVEALIGAPIDIISTGPDRNETIVLRHPFA, via the coding sequence ATGGGTAAGAATGTCGTAGTCCTGGGCACCCAATGGGGTGATGAGGGCAAAGGCAAGATCGTTGATCTGCTGACCGAACATGCTGCCGCTGTAGTGCGCTACCAAGGTGGCCACAACGCTGGCCACACCTTGGTGATCGACGGCGAAAAAACCGTTCTGCACCTGATTCCGTCGGGCGTTCTGCGCGAAGGCGTGCAGTGCCTGATCGGCAACGGTGTCGTGGTTGCTCCCGACGCGTTGCTGCGTGAAATCATCAAGCTGGAAGAGAAAGGCGTACCGGTGCGCGAGCGCCTGCGTATCAGTCCGTCTTGCCCGCTGATCCTGTCGTTCCACGTCGCGCTGGACCAGGCCCGTGAAAAGGCCCGTGGCGAGCTGAAGATCGGTACTACCGGTCGCGGCATCGGCCCGGCGTACGAAGACAAAGTAGCCCGTCGTGGCCTGCGTGTTGGCGATCTGCTGAACATGCCGCGCTTTGAAGCCAAGCTGCGTGAACTGGTGGAATACCACAACTTCATGCTGGTCGGGTTCTACAAAGAACCAGCCATCGACTTCGACAAGACCCTGGCCGAGTGCAAGGAATACGCTGAGCTGCTCAAGCCGTTGATGCTGGACGTCACTGCTGAGCTGCACGGCCTGCGTCGCGCTGGCAAGGACATCATGTTCGAAGGTGCCCAGGGCTCGTTGCTGGACATCGATCACGGTACCTACCCGTACGTGACCAGCTCCAACACCACGGCTGGCGGCGTAGCCACCGGTTCGGGCGTTGGCCCGATGTTCCTGGATTACATCCTGGGCATCACCAAGGCATACACCACGCGCGTAGGTTCGGGTCCTTTCCCGACTGAGCTGTTCGACGACGTCGGCGCTCACCTGGCCAAGCAGGGTCATGAGTTCGGTGCTACCACCGGGCGTGCCCGTCGTTGTGGCTGGTTCGACGCTGTTATCCTGCGTCGCGCTATCGATGTGAACAGCATCTCGGGTATCTGCCTGACCAAGCTGGACGTACTCGACGGTCTGGAAACCATCAACATTTGCGTCGGCTACAAAGATGCAAACGGTGCTGTGCTGGTTGACGCACCGACTGATGCTGACAGCTACGAAGGCCTTGAGCCTGTGTACGAGTCGGTGCCGGGCTGGACCGAGTCGACCGTGGGTGCCAAGACCCTGGAAGAGCTGCCAGAAAACGCGCGTGCTTACATCAAGCGCGTTGAAGCGTTGATCGGCGCGCCGATCGACATCATCTCGACCGGTCCGGACCGCAACGAAACCATCGTTCTGCGTCATCCGTTCGCTTAA
- a CDS encoding ATP phosphoribosyltransferase regulatory subunit, with amino-acid sequence MATVDRWLLPDGIEEVLPPEAARIEVARRQVLDLFQSWGYEFVVTPHIEYLESLLTGAGQDLDLRTFKVIDPQTGRQMGFRADITPQVARIDAHTLRREGPSRLCYAGSVLHAQPRALSSSRSPIQLGAELYGDASPSSDVEVISLMLAMLQLADVPDVHMDLGHVGIYRGLARAANLSVEVEQQLFDALQRKAIDEVTALTEGLPADLAGMLQALVNLCGGREVLAAARERLAKAPAPVLAALDDLLAIAERLSVRFPLLPLYFDLGELRGYHYHTGVVFAVFVPGVGDSIAQGGRYDDIGADFGRARPATGFSTDLKTLVTLGRAEVELPSGGIWMPDSTDAALWQQVCQLRSEGQRVVQALPGQLQAAARDADCDRQLILQNGLWQVVPLAS; translated from the coding sequence ATGGCAACGGTAGACCGCTGGCTCTTGCCAGATGGCATCGAAGAAGTACTTCCGCCCGAGGCTGCCCGCATTGAAGTTGCGCGGCGTCAGGTGCTGGATCTGTTCCAGAGCTGGGGCTATGAGTTCGTCGTCACCCCGCATATCGAATACCTGGAGTCTCTGCTGACAGGGGCTGGCCAGGACCTCGACTTGCGGACCTTCAAGGTTATTGACCCGCAAACGGGTCGCCAGATGGGTTTTCGTGCCGACATCACGCCGCAAGTGGCGCGCATCGATGCGCATACACTGCGTCGTGAAGGGCCGAGCCGTCTGTGCTACGCCGGCAGTGTGCTGCATGCCCAGCCCCGAGCGTTGTCATCCTCGCGCAGCCCGATTCAACTGGGTGCCGAGTTGTATGGCGATGCCAGCCCGAGCAGCGACGTTGAAGTCATCAGCCTGATGCTGGCGATGCTGCAACTGGCCGATGTTCCGGATGTGCACATGGATCTGGGGCACGTAGGTATTTATCGCGGGCTGGCCCGTGCGGCCAACCTGTCGGTTGAAGTGGAACAACAATTGTTCGACGCCCTGCAACGCAAGGCGATCGACGAAGTAACGGCCTTGACCGAAGGTTTGCCGGCTGATTTGGCGGGCATGCTGCAGGCATTGGTTAATTTGTGTGGTGGCCGTGAGGTACTGGCTGCTGCGCGTGAGCGACTGGCCAAGGCTCCGGCCCCGGTGCTGGCTGCTCTGGACGATCTGCTGGCGATTGCCGAGCGGTTGTCTGTGCGTTTCCCGCTGTTGCCGCTGTATTTTGACCTGGGTGAGTTGCGTGGTTATCACTACCACACAGGTGTGGTGTTTGCGGTTTTTGTACCGGGCGTTGGGGACTCCATCGCTCAGGGCGGTCGTTATGATGATATCGGCGCTGACTTCGGTCGCGCCCGTCCCGCTACCGGCTTCTCGACCGATTTGAAAACCCTGGTGACCCTGGGGCGTGCTGAAGTCGAGCTACCGTCTGGTGGTATCTGGATGCCTGACAGCACGGATGCGGCACTCTGGCAGCAGGTTTGCCAGCTTCGCAGTGAAGGTCAGCGTGTGGTTCAGGCGTTGCCTGGGCAGCTACAGGCCGCCGCCCGTGATGCGGACTGCGACCGCCAATTGATTCTGCAGAATGGCTTGTGGCAAGTAGTGCCGCTGGCTTCTTGA
- the hflC gene encoding protease modulator HflC, translating into MSNKSLVALIVAVVVAIVAWNSFYIVSQTERAVLLRFGRVVETDVQPGLHVKIPYVNQVRKFDARLMTLDAPTQRFLTLEKKAVMVDAFAKWRVKDAERFYTATSGLKQIADERLSRRLESGLRDQFGKRTLHEVVSGERDALMADLTASLNRMAEKELGIEVIDVRVKAIDLPKEVNRSVFERMSSEREREAREHRAKGNELAEGIRADADRQSRVLLAEAYRESEESRGDGDAQAAAIYSKAYSQDQEFYKFYRSLRAYRESFANKSDVLVLDPSSDFFRYLEKSKPSQ; encoded by the coding sequence ATGAGCAATAAATCGCTGGTCGCCCTTATTGTGGCCGTTGTCGTGGCGATCGTTGCCTGGAACAGCTTCTACATCGTCTCGCAAACCGAGCGTGCGGTACTGCTGCGTTTCGGTCGTGTGGTTGAGACCGATGTCCAGCCGGGCCTGCATGTGAAGATTCCTTACGTTAACCAGGTGCGCAAGTTCGACGCCCGCCTGATGACGCTGGATGCTCCGACGCAGCGTTTCCTGACGCTGGAAAAGAAAGCCGTAATGGTTGATGCCTTCGCCAAGTGGCGCGTGAAAGATGCCGAGCGCTTCTACACCGCTACATCGGGTCTCAAGCAGATTGCTGACGAGCGTTTGTCGCGTCGTCTGGAATCCGGCCTGCGTGACCAGTTCGGCAAGCGCACCTTGCACGAGGTTGTGTCCGGTGAGCGTGATGCGCTGATGGCTGACCTGACGGCTTCGTTGAACAGAATGGCCGAGAAAGAACTGGGTATCGAAGTGATCGATGTCCGGGTCAAGGCCATCGACCTGCCGAAGGAAGTTAACCGCAGCGTGTTCGAGCGCATGAGCAGTGAGCGTGAGCGTGAAGCTCGTGAGCACCGCGCCAAGGGTAACGAGCTGGCCGAAGGTATTCGTGCTGACGCCGATCGTCAAAGCCGTGTGCTGTTGGCTGAGGCGTATCGTGAGTCCGAAGAGTCTCGCGGTGACGGTGATGCCCAGGCTGCTGCAATCTACTCCAAGGCTTACAGCCAGGATCAAGAGTTCTACAAGTTCTATCGCAGCCTGCGCGCTTACCGCGAAAGCTTTGCGAACAAGAGCGATGTCCTGGTTCTGGATCCAAGCAGCGATTTCTTCCGCTACCTGGAAAAATCCAAGCCTTCGCAATAA
- the hflK gene encoding FtsH protease activity modulator HflK yields MAWNEPGGNSNNQDPWGGKRPNNGGRKGPPDLDEAFRKLQESLNGLFGSGKKRGGSEGGSGGKGAGFGLLGIGLVVLAAAWLYSAVYVVDEQEQAVVLRLGKYYDTVGPGLNIYFPPFDKKYLENVTRERAYSKQGQMLTEDENIVEVPLTVQYKISNLRDFVLNVDQPEISLQQATESALRHVVGSTAMDQVLTEGREQMAVEIKERLQRFLDTYKTGITVTQVNVQSAAAPREVQEAFDDVIRAREDEQRARNQAESYANGVVPEARGQAQRIIENANGYRDEVISRAKGEADRFTKLVAEYRKNPEVTRDRLYLDTMQEVFSNTSKVLVTGNKDGQNNLLYLPLDKMIEGRSGSTPATGSAAAAGNNDAGSNAKTDLPPQARTRESR; encoded by the coding sequence ATGGCTTGGAATGAGCCGGGTGGCAACTCGAACAATCAAGATCCTTGGGGTGGCAAACGCCCGAATAATGGCGGCCGCAAGGGACCACCGGATCTCGACGAGGCCTTCCGCAAGCTGCAGGAAAGCCTGAATGGGTTGTTCGGTAGTGGAAAGAAACGTGGTGGCAGCGAAGGCGGATCGGGCGGCAAGGGCGCCGGTTTCGGTCTGCTCGGCATCGGCCTGGTCGTATTGGCTGCGGCATGGCTGTACAGCGCGGTCTATGTGGTCGATGAGCAGGAGCAAGCCGTTGTGCTGCGCCTGGGCAAGTACTACGACACTGTCGGGCCGGGCCTGAACATCTACTTCCCGCCGTTCGACAAAAAGTACCTGGAGAACGTGACGCGTGAGCGTGCCTACTCCAAGCAGGGCCAGATGCTCACTGAAGACGAAAACATCGTCGAAGTGCCACTGACCGTGCAGTACAAGATCAGCAACCTGCGCGACTTCGTGCTTAACGTTGATCAGCCGGAAATCAGCCTGCAGCAGGCGACCGAAAGTGCCCTGCGCCATGTCGTGGGTTCCACGGCAATGGACCAGGTCCTGACCGAAGGTCGTGAGCAGATGGCGGTTGAGATCAAAGAGCGCTTGCAGCGTTTCCTTGATACCTACAAGACCGGTATCACCGTGACCCAGGTGAACGTACAGAGCGCAGCAGCACCGCGTGAAGTGCAGGAAGCCTTTGATGACGTGATTCGCGCCCGTGAAGACGAGCAGCGTGCCCGCAACCAGGCAGAAAGCTACGCCAATGGCGTGGTGCCGGAAGCGCGTGGTCAGGCTCAGCGCATCATCGAAAACGCCAACGGCTATCGTGATGAAGTGATCTCTCGCGCCAAGGGTGAAGCAGACCGCTTTACCAAGCTGGTGGCCGAGTATCGCAAAAACCCTGAAGTGACCCGGGACCGTCTGTACCTCGACACCATGCAGGAAGTCTTCAGCAACACCAGCAAGGTGCTCGTGACCGGTAACAAGGACGGCCAGAACAACCTGCTTTACTTGCCGCTGGACAAAATGATCGAAGGCCGTAGTGGCAGCACGCCGGCAACGGGTTCGGCCGCAGCAGCGGGTAATAACGATGCTGGCTCGAACGCCAAAACAGATCTGCCGCCGCAAGCGCGTACCAGGGAGAGTCGCTGA
- the hflX gene encoding ribosome rescue GTPase HflX gives MFFERHGGGERAILVHLEGQDPEAREDPQEFQELAVSAGAETVAFFNVPRHRPSAKYLIGSGKVEELRDLVKAEKVDIVIFNHVLTPSQERNLERVFECRVLDRTGLILDIFAQRARTHEGKLQVELAQLDHMSTRLVRGWTHLERQGGGIGMRGPGETQLETDRRLLRVRISQIKARLKKVRSQREQSRRGRQRADIPTVSLVGYTNAGKSTLFNAVTGSDVFAADQLFATLDPTLRRLDLGDLGPIVLADTVGFIRHLPHKLVEAFRSTLEESSNSDLLLHVIDAHEPERMAQIEQVMVVLGEIGAQDLPILEVYNKIDLLEGVEPQIQRDADGKPQRVWLSARDGQGLELLEQAIAELLGNDLFVGTLRLEQRFARLRAQFFELGVVQKEEHDDEGASLLDVRLPRSELNRLVSREGMQPLEFIEEHTLQ, from the coding sequence TTGTTCTTTGAGCGCCACGGTGGTGGTGAGCGAGCGATCCTCGTTCACTTGGAAGGTCAGGACCCTGAGGCGCGCGAAGATCCGCAGGAGTTCCAGGAGTTAGCTGTATCGGCCGGCGCCGAGACCGTCGCGTTTTTTAACGTGCCGCGTCATCGGCCATCGGCCAAGTACCTGATTGGCAGTGGCAAGGTCGAGGAGCTACGCGACCTGGTCAAGGCCGAGAAGGTCGATATTGTGATTTTCAATCACGTCCTCACGCCCAGTCAGGAGCGAAATCTCGAACGTGTTTTCGAGTGTCGCGTGCTTGACCGTACAGGGCTGATTCTCGATATCTTCGCTCAGCGCGCCCGCACCCATGAAGGCAAGCTCCAGGTCGAACTGGCCCAGCTTGACCACATGAGCACGCGTCTCGTACGCGGCTGGACCCACCTTGAGCGTCAGGGTGGCGGCATTGGCATGCGCGGGCCGGGTGAGACCCAGCTCGAAACCGACCGCCGTCTGTTGCGCGTGCGTATCAGCCAGATCAAGGCCCGCCTGAAAAAAGTCCGCAGTCAACGCGAGCAGTCCCGTAGAGGGCGTCAACGCGCCGACATTCCTACGGTGTCGCTGGTGGGCTATACCAACGCCGGTAAATCCACGCTGTTCAACGCGGTCACCGGTTCAGACGTTTTTGCCGCCGACCAATTGTTCGCCACGCTCGACCCGACCTTGCGCCGCCTCGATCTGGGCGACCTGGGGCCGATTGTTCTGGCCGATACCGTGGGCTTTATTCGTCACCTTCCGCACAAGCTAGTTGAAGCTTTCCGGTCTACGCTCGAAGAGTCGAGCAATTCCGATTTGCTGCTGCATGTGATCGACGCGCACGAACCTGAACGCATGGCGCAGATCGAGCAGGTGATGGTGGTGCTGGGCGAGATTGGTGCCCAGGACTTGCCGATCCTTGAGGTCTACAACAAAATCGATTTGCTTGAAGGCGTCGAGCCGCAGATTCAGCGCGATGCCGACGGCAAACCGCAGCGGGTCTGGTTGTCGGCCCGCGACGGTCAAGGGTTGGAGTTGCTTGAGCAAGCCATCGCCGAGTTGCTGGGCAATGATTTGTTCGTTGGGACCTTGCGCTTGGAGCAGCGTTTTGCTCGACTGCGTGCACAGTTCTTTGAATTGGGTGTTGTGCAAAAAGAAGAGCATGACGATGAGGGGGCCAGTCTGTTGGACGTGCGCCTGCCGCGATCCGAGCTCAACCGCTTGGTCAGCCGCGAAGGGATGCAGCCGCTGGAATTCATCGAAGAACACACTTTGCAATAA
- the hfq gene encoding RNA chaperone Hfq: protein MSKGHSLQDPYLNTLRKEKVGVSIYLVNGIKLQGTIESFDQFVILLKNTVSQMVYKHAISTVVPVRPIRLPSAAESELADAEPGNA, encoded by the coding sequence ATGTCAAAAGGGCATTCGCTACAAGACCCTTACTTGAATACTTTGCGTAAAGAGAAGGTTGGCGTTTCCATCTACTTGGTCAACGGGATCAAGCTGCAGGGGACCATCGAATCTTTCGATCAGTTCGTTATTCTGCTGAAAAACACTGTTAGCCAAATGGTTTACAAACACGCTATCTCGACAGTAGTACCAGTTCGCCCAATTCGTTTGCCTAGCGCAGCTGAATCGGAACTGGCAGATGCTGAACCAGGTAACGCCTGA
- the miaA gene encoding tRNA (adenosine(37)-N6)-dimethylallyltransferase MiaA — translation MTGSNVLPPAIFLMGPTAAGKTDLAIELSKVLPCELISVDSALVYRGMDIGTAKPSKDILARHPHQLIDIIDPADSYSAADFRRDALQAMAEITARGNIPLLVGGTMLYYKALSEGLADMPAADAEVRAELEEEARRLGWQALHDQLAAIDPESAARIHPNDPQRLTRALEVYRVSGMSMTAHRQKQSEETTKAAASGQGQLPYTVANLAIAPANRQVLHERIAQRFGQMLEQGFIDEVLALRSRSDLHSGLPSIRAVGYRQVWDYLDGKLTAAEMQERGIIATRQLAKRQFTWLRSWSDLHWLDSLDCDNLPRALKYLGSVSILS, via the coding sequence ATGACAGGTTCCAACGTTTTACCCCCCGCCATTTTTTTGATGGGGCCAACTGCTGCGGGTAAAACCGATCTGGCGATCGAGCTGAGCAAAGTCTTGCCGTGCGAGTTGATCAGTGTCGACTCGGCATTGGTGTATCGCGGCATGGACATTGGCACGGCCAAGCCGTCCAAGGACATTCTGGCTCGGCACCCGCACCAATTGATCGATATTATCGATCCGGCCGACAGCTATTCGGCAGCCGACTTTCGCCGTGATGCGCTGCAGGCCATGGCCGAGATCACCGCGCGCGGAAATATTCCGCTGCTGGTGGGCGGCACCATGCTCTATTACAAGGCGCTGAGTGAAGGCCTGGCGGACATGCCGGCTGCCGACGCCGAGGTGCGTGCCGAGCTTGAAGAGGAGGCCCGGCGCCTGGGCTGGCAAGCCCTGCACGACCAGTTGGCGGCGATAGATCCCGAGTCGGCGGCACGTATCCATCCCAATGATCCACAGCGTCTGACCCGTGCGCTAGAGGTTTATCGGGTCAGCGGTATGAGCATGACAGCCCACCGGCAAAAACAATCTGAAGAAACGACTAAAGCAGCGGCTTCTGGACAGGGACAATTGCCCTATACTGTCGCGAATCTGGCCATCGCTCCGGCGAATCGTCAGGTATTGCATGAACGAATTGCACAAAGATTCGGGCAGATGCTGGAACAGGGGTTCATTGACGAGGTCCTAGCACTGCGCAGCAGAAGTGACTTGCATTCAGGTTTGCCGTCTATACGTGCTGTAGGCTATCGGCAAGTCTGGGATTACCTCGACGGCAAACTGACGGCAGCCGAGATGCAGGAGCGCGGCATCATTGCTACGCGCCAATTGGCAAAGCGTCAGTTCACCTGGTTGCGCAGCTGGAGTGATCTCCATTGGCTGGACAGCCTGGACTGCGACAATCTGCCACGAGCCTTGAAATACCTGGGATCGGTCTCCATATTGAGCTGA